The nucleotide window AAACGGCGGGTGCCTCGCGTGGGCACCTTGTGGCGACGCCGAAGGAAGTGCCGGACGCGTTCGTAGACGTGATTGTCCACCGCCCGATACGCGAAGAGACGTGTCCCATAGCTGAAGTAGTTGGACCAGCCTCTGAGCAGCCGGTTGAGCTCCTTGCCCACCGTGGGCCAGGGGCTCTGGTTGCTGGGTCGCAGGATGGTCCGGACCTTCCCCTTCAGTTGCTGGACCGACTTCTTCGACGGTTTCGCGGCCAGATACCAGTGACCATCCTTGCGGTACCGCTCCGGCCCGAAGGTGTACCCGAGAAAGTCGAAGTGTTCCTCGCGCGCGTTTCGGATGCACGTCTTGGTGTCGTTGAGGGTCAGACCGATCGCCGCCAGCACGCATCGCGTCCACGCCAGAGCGGGTTCCGCCTTCCCCCGACTGAGGATGACGAAGTCGTCCGCGTAGGCCACGAGCCGGGCGGCGAACTCCCGGTCCTTGCCTCGCTCCTGAAAGACCCGGAGGAATCGGTTCAGATAGATGTTCGCGAGCAGCGGGCTGATGACGCCGCCTTGCGGCGTTCCCCTCCGGCTGCCCTTCCCACCTGTCATGCGCCGATGGCCTCGTTCGTCCGTTTCCTCCACGGGCGTCTGGAGCCACGCCTTGATCAACCGCAGCATCTTCCCGTCCGACACGCGTCGGGCGATGGACGGCATCAGTTGATCATGGGGAATGGTGTCGAGGTACTGGCTCAGGTCTGCGTCCACCACCTCCGTGTATCCGTCGCACAACGCTCGGTGCACTCGCTCCACGGCGCCCCCCGCGCTGCGGCCCTCTCGGTAGCCAAACGCGCTGTCGCTCAAGTCCGCCTCGAAGATCGGTTCCAACACCAGCTTGGCGGCGGTCTGCGCCACGCGATCCCGAATCGTCGGGATCCCGAGCGGCCGCTGCCCGCCTCCCGGCTTCGGGATCAGCACCCGTCGCACCGGACTGGGCTGGTACGTCTCCGTTCGCAGTGCCTCCCTCAGACTCGCGAGCCACTCCTCGAGCCCCGCCGCCTCGATGTCGCCGAACGTCATCCCGTCCACGCCCGGCGCGCCCCCGTTGCTGCGGGCCAGCCGATAGGCGTGGTCCAAGATGTCCTCCCGGTACACCTTGTCGTAGAGCAGGTAGAAGCGGAACGCTGGTGCTGCCTTCGCCTTCTCATACAGTCCCTTCCGCAGGTTCCGGATCTTTTCCGGGGTTTTCAGACTCACGTCAATCCCCTCATCCTCTGCCCGCCTCCGGGCCACCCAGAAGTGAGGCCCCCGTCCCTCCACCCTCGTTACGGGCTTCATCGGTACCATGGGCCTCTCCGACTCCCGCCCGGGCCGCCAGCTCTCCCGGCGTCGGCCGTCGCGACCGGCCATCCCAAACGGGTCTCCCACGTTGCCCAGTCGACCTTCACCGCGTGCGGTCCCCATTACCCCGGCGAGCCGGAGCGCAGCGTGTCTCGGTTGCTCTGCACTCCGCAGCGGCCTTCTCCGTTATTCAGGCGGATCGGCACTCGCATCGTCACTTTCGAGGCCTGCTCAGGGTTCACTCGCGTTACGGCCCGCGGCTTCGCTCACCCACCCGCGGTGGGCTTCACCCAGGGCTTCACGTGCGACGTGCCTGGGTCGCTTCCGGGGTGCACCGAGAACTCCCCAGATGAGACTTTCACTCATGCGTCGACTGGACCTTCTTCGTGGCGCACTGAATAATGCGGGCTAACAGGTTGCTCAAAAAGTTCCAGCCGCAAGGCCGCAGCGAGGAGGGAACCGGAAAGCGCTTCGCGCCGCTTTGTGGCGCTGTCAATGCCACGTTCCGCTCGCTTGGCGAAGCAGCGTACTGGGTCGTACGTGAGGATTCCCGACGAGCGAGAACGCAGCGGATGGACTTTTTCAGCAACCTGCGGTTCGTTTGCTTGACAGGCTTTCCGCACCGCCCGTAAAATCGGTCCTCTTACGCGACAGGTAGACATGGCTCAGACTGCACCGGAATTGACCGTCCTCGGGGGCGGGTTGGCGGGCTGCGAGGCCGCGTGGCAGGCGGCCGAGCGCGGCGTGACCGTCGCGCTCTACGAGATGCGGCCGATGCGGCCGACCGCCGCGCACAAGACCGACCAGCTCGCGGAACTGGTCTGTTCCAACTCGCTGGGGTCGGCGGAGATTACCAACGCAGCGGGCATCTTGAAGGAAGAGATGCGGCGGATGGGCTCGCTGGTGGTCCGCGTGGCGGACACCTGCCGCGTGCCGGCCGGCGCGGCCCTGGCCGTGGATCGCACCGAATTCGCGGCGCGGATCACCAAAGAGATCAGCACGCACCCCAACATCACGGTGCTCCGCGAAGAGATATCGGAGATCCCCGCGAGCGGCCCGGTGATCGTGGCCACCGGTCCGCTGACCTCCGACGCGCTGGCCGAGTCGCTCAAGAAGCTGACGCGTGCGGAACGCCTGTATTTCTTCGACGCGATCTCGCCGATCGTGGACGGCGAGACGGTCGATCGCTCGATCGCGTTTCCGGCATCGCGGTACAACAAGGGCGGGGACGATTACCTCAATTGCCCCATGACCGAAGACGAATACAGCGCCTTCTACGCCGCGCTGCTCGCCGCGGAGAAGGTCCCCACTCGCGAGTTCGAAAAGACGCCGTACTTCGAGGGCTGCATGCCCATCGAGGTGCAGGCGGAGCGCGGACGCCAAACCCTCCTGTTCGGTCCCATGAAACCGGTCGGGTTGGTCGATCCGCGCACGGGCCAACGCCCGTTCGCCGTGGTCCAGTTGCGGCCGGAAGACATGCACGGCCAAGCCTACAACCTGGTCGGGTTCCAGACCAAACTCAAGTGGCCGGAGCAAAAACGGGTGTTCCGTATGATTCCGGGGCTCGCGCAAGCGGAGTTCTTGCGCTTCGGCAGCCTGCACCGCAATACCTTCATCAATGCGCCGTTGTTGCTCCGCGAAACGTTGCAGCTTCGGTACGACCCGCGGATCTTCTTCGCGGGCCAGATCGTTGGAGTGGAGGGTTACACCGAATCCGCGGGCATGGGCCTGCTGGCGGGGATCAACGCGGCGCACGTGATTCAACACAAACCCCTGTTGATCCCGCCACCGACCACGACGTTGGGCACGCTGATCACCTACCTCACCACCAGCGACCCGCGGCACTTTCAGCCCATGAACGTCAACTTGGGGCTGTTTCCCCCGCTGCCCACCCGCATCGTGCAGCGGGACGTGCGCAGGCAGAAAATCGTTGACCGCGCGTTGACCGACCTCGACCGGTGGAAGACCCAATCACTCGCGTCTTAACGATCCTCGAAACCGAGCGCGCGGCCTCGGCCGAGACCCTTCGGGCCTACCGGTCCGATCTGCGGCAGTACTCGGCCTTTCTCCGCGACCCGGATCAGGCAATGGACCTGTCGAGCCCGTTGGGCCAAGGCCCCCTCGCAGATCCCGTACGTTTGCTGGCGGCCACTCGCGTGGACATTCGCGCGTATCTCGCGTGTCTCAAGCGGCGCGGGGTGAAGAAATCGTCCGTCATGCGCAAGCTCGCCGCGATCCGCACGCTGTACCGCTATTTGTGGCGCGACGGCACCATTCCCGCCAGTCCCGCCGCCGGAGTAGCCACCCCCAAGCAAGAGAAGCCGCTGCCGCGGGCGCTCTCGGTTGATGCGGCCAAGGCGGTGGTTGAAGCCCCTCGCGGCACCGCGACGCGGGCGTTGCGCGATCGAGCGGTCCTCGAGACCTTCTACTCCACCGGCGCGCGATTGTCCGAATTGGCGGGCCTGAACGCGGGCGACCTCGACCCGGAAGCCGGCGTGGTTCGGCTGTTTGGAAAGGGGAGGAAAGAACGGATCGTCCCGATCGGCTCCAAGGCGTTGGCCGCGATTCAAGCCTTCCGGGAAGCGATCGGGGTCCGGCACACCGGCG belongs to Nitrospirota bacterium and includes:
- the trmFO gene encoding methylenetetrahydrofolate--tRNA-(uracil(54)-C(5))-methyltransferase (FADH(2)-oxidizing) TrmFO encodes the protein MAQTAPELTVLGGGLAGCEAAWQAAERGVTVALYEMRPMRPTAAHKTDQLAELVCSNSLGSAEITNAAGILKEEMRRMGSLVVRVADTCRVPAGAALAVDRTEFAARITKEISTHPNITVLREEISEIPASGPVIVATGPLTSDALAESLKKLTRAERLYFFDAISPIVDGETVDRSIAFPASRYNKGGDDYLNCPMTEDEYSAFYAALLAAEKVPTREFEKTPYFEGCMPIEVQAERGRQTLLFGPMKPVGLVDPRTGQRPFAVVQLRPEDMHGQAYNLVGFQTKLKWPEQKRVFRMIPGLAQAEFLRFGSLHRNTFINAPLLLRETLQLRYDPRIFFAGQIVGVEGYTESAGMGLLAGINAAHVIQHKPLLIPPPTTTLGTLITYLTTSDPRHFQPMNVNLGLFPPLPTRIVQRDVRRQKIVDRALTDLDRWKTQSLAS
- a CDS encoding tyrosine-type recombinase/integrase; translation: MEDPITRVLTILETERAASAETLRAYRSDLRQYSAFLRDPDQAMDLSSPLGQGPLADPVRLLAATRVDIRAYLACLKRRGVKKSSVMRKLAAIRTLYRYLWRDGTIPASPAAGVATPKQEKPLPRALSVDAAKAVVEAPRGTATRALRDRAVLETFYSTGARLSELAGLNAGDLDPEAGVVRLFGKGRKERIVPIGSKALAAIQAFREAIGVRHTGALFVGESGRRLSSRTIARIVTAAGRRAGEPDTSPHSLRHSFATHLLEGGADLRAIQEMLGHASLATTQRYTHLTVDHLMKVYDDAHPRARRKAS
- the ltrA gene encoding group II intron reverse transcriptase/maturase; its protein translation is MSLKTPEKIRNLRKGLYEKAKAAPAFRFYLLYDKVYREDILDHAYRLARSNGGAPGVDGMTFGDIEAAGLEEWLASLREALRTETYQPSPVRRVLIPKPGGGQRPLGIPTIRDRVAQTAAKLVLEPIFEADLSDSAFGYREGRSAGGAVERVHRALCDGYTEVVDADLSQYLDTIPHDQLMPSIARRVSDGKMLRLIKAWLQTPVEETDERGHRRMTGGKGSRRGTPQGGVISPLLANIYLNRFLRVFQERGKDREFAARLVAYADDFVILSRGKAEPALAWTRCVLAAIGLTLNDTKTCIRNAREEHFDFLGYTFGPERYRKDGHWYLAAKPSKKSVQQLKGKVRTILRPSNQSPWPTVGKELNRLLRGWSNYFSYGTRLFAYRAVDNHVYERVRHFLRRRHKVPTRGTRRFDDDMIFGALGVLRLRTVHVGARP